In the Pelmatolapia mariae isolate MD_Pm_ZW linkage group LG10_11, Pm_UMD_F_2, whole genome shotgun sequence genome, ACCATAGTGGCACACCAACTTGGCTGATAGGaatgtgtctctttttttcagttccGCATGACCGAGTTTGGAACTCTTGAGATTGTCACAGATTTAGAGGTCAAAGGGCAGGAGGCAGAGCCTAACAGTGAGACCTTGGACCCCGCACCATCTCACACGCCCACCCCTCCACCTGAAGGCCAATCACAGACAGGGACAAGCAAAgcttcagccaatcagagtaAACCAGGATTGTCTCAAGCTAAAGGTATGATGGCACATGATTGTCATTGTTATAATGAAAACTTTCACTGTTTGGTTTTTAAAGTCTACGCTACATTACGGCATCAGTTTCAGCCCTTCTTTCTCCTCCGTCCTTTAGCTCCTGGTCCTGTGCTTTTGTCTTTAGAGGAGGGCCCCAGTATGGAGGGCCCTAGTGTGGAGGTTGGGCCCAGTGTTGAAGTTGGTTCTAGTGCAGACTTGGGCTCAAATGGGGAGCTGTCAAGGTGCCGGGCCTGCGGTGGCCGTGCTCCTGGGGATGCCCTCCTGCAGGGGAAATTCTGCTGCTCAGCTTGTGCCCAGCCTTCCAGTGGCAGGTAAAATCACGCCTCTGTTATCTCTAATAACGCCCTCcccccatttaaatttttttttttacattaacttaatattttttgtttcatgtggaccttctttgtgtttgtgaagaTCGTCTCCGGGAGAAGCACGGGAGGGTCAGGCAGTAGAAGGAGAGAGACTTGGCAAACGTGTGCGCAAAAAGAGGAAGATCTACATGGACTCtggtgaggaagaggaagaaaaccAAGAAGAACCAGAGGTGAGGAATATACCATCAACACTTGTGTTTGGTGGTCACCTTCAGAGCTACATACACACCAGATGTTCAGGCTTAAGTTTCCTCTCATCTACAGGATGAGAAGAGTTGTGATAGTCCTGTGTAACACGTTTTGCTCATTCTGCTTTTTTCTTGTAGGAAAAGGCTAAAGCTACAAAGGGCAGGAGAGGAGCCAAAATTGCCAAGCTGGGTATGATGAAACTCTAAACATTATTAGAATCTGTTAATGCCCTAAAtcagttttttgttgtgttgtttatCTGGTGATACATTCTCAGCTTTCGAGACTGTCCTCTGATTTGATTGTCAGATTTTCTGATTAGCATTTGCATTATCTTTCAATTCATGAAACCTACAGGCAATATATTTCTCAGAGCAACAGAAAGCAGGAATGAAGAAtgagtttttattcatttggtTAGACTTAAACCAATATTATGAGCATGCTGTTTTTGCCCATTTTTATTTAGGGACTTTGATAGAATGAAAATTGTCAGACTGCCTTGAATACATCCACGTATTCATGGTTTTATGTGCATTGTGTGTCATAGGCATACACTTAATACAACACGTAATATGTCACTATTTGTTCACCCAACCTTTAGTTGCTGCCCCACCCAATAAGAAACGTGCATGGAGCTGGCCTTCTTACATCGAAGAGGAGAGAGCCGTCGCTGCTCCAGTTAAACTATTCAAAGAGGTAAAAACCTGCATATACCTGCCATTTGTACCCTGTTAAGTAGAAACTCACAGTCTTGTTTATCTGACCTGTGCTGTTATTATTCTTGCAGCACCAGTCGTTTCCACAAAGCAGGAACAGTTTTAAGGTGGGGATGAAGCTGGAGGGACTTGACCCGGCACACCCGTCTCTATTCTGTGTGCTCAGTGTTGCGGAGGTATTAATGCTAATGCTTGACTATGCTACCTATACGCTATAATATTTTTCTAGATAAAGACTTTGACTCATGGATGCCTGCCTCTCTTTGCATCCTAGATCCAAGGTTACAGGGTGAGGCTCCACTTTGACGGATATCCAGAATGCTATGACTTCTGGGCTAATGCCGATTCGTGGGATCTGAAACCAGCCGGCTGGTGTGAGAAGAACGGACACAAGTTATTGTTGCCTAAAGGTAACAAGAATACCACCAATAAACATGAAATTCAAGGTAgaatttctattttttatttttttaacaaagttGGGTCACAACTCAGCTGACTGGGCTTGTCATGTTGCAGGCTGTAAGGATGGAGAGTTCAACTGGAGCACGTACGTGAAGAACTGCAGGGGTCAGCTGGCCCCGAAACACCTTTTTAAGAGCCTCAACACAGTGAGTGTTAAACACATCTGAAGCTGTCAGATGGTTCTGTGATTCAGTGGATTTTATAGGCTCCGTGTGGCTAAATTGGCTAAATGCAtattgtctttttgtttgtttgtttttagtccGTGACTCCATCCGGGTTTAGAGCTGGGATGAAACTGGAGGCGGTTGACAGGAAGAATCCTGCTTTGATCTGTGTAGCAACAATTGCTGCCGTTGTCGACAACCGCCTGCTCATTCATTTTGACAACTGGGATGACACACATGATTACTGGTGAGAGATTATTACCCAGAGATGTTCGCCGGTCTGCCTTGAGGGCAGCTGGAGATTAGAATCCATGTGAAAGCAGTGCTAATTTAGTGCCTGTCTACTGAAGACAGCATGCCActgtattttaaataaacagactAGTATTGTAACTAAAGAGTTTCTGAACCTTTTTATTGgtgaatatttctttcaaaaccCCCGGTGTTATCGTTCGCCCAtttacttgtgtttgttttaaggTGTGATGCCAGCAGTCCATACATCCACCCTGTGGGTTACTGTGAAGAGGCTGAGCTAACACTCACAACTCCAGCTGGTAAGACAGACCAAGACACATGTGAGTCAGTATGAATGTAATATACTGCAGGACCCAACTCTTGTAAGATCTGAGATGATTAATTAAAGGccagctaaataaaaaatgctaaataaaataaataaaaatggcaaaaaaaaaaaaaaaaaaccttgaatcTTGAAATAGTAAAATCTGATCACAAAGCCACAGATGAATTATTCTGTAGAAAGTAAGTGTGCTCGTGCTAAGTGTATTAATAGTAAGATGTAATTTCCTGTAGATACCCATGTTGCCACCTATTTTTAACCTGCTGGATGTTGTTGTTACACCTGTAGAAATGGCTTTGTTTACATGGTGTCTGTCTGCAGTATCCAGTGCACCTAATGAGTCTTTATCTCCGCTCCTTAGAATGTAAGGAACCAAAGAGTTTCTCATGGGAGAAATACCTGGAAGAGACGGGCACACAGGCGGCTCCTGCACGAGCTTTCAAAGTGGTATGGTATACGAGTATGCAGATATTTACGGTACTGTGCTACAGTAGGCTAAATACAGTCATGTGATTCTGTGTTTTTTCCAGCGACCTCTGCATGGTTTCCAGGTTGGGATGAAAGTAGAAGCTGTTGATAAGAGGAATCCCATGCTCATTCGTGTTGCCACTGTAGCAGACACAGAGGACCACAGACTAAAGGTGGGAGATGTCTCTTCATCATGatgctttttgattttttttctgtgctcagCCTTTGTTTAAATTCTTGTTTACCCTCCCGTCCTTCTTCTCCTGCAGATCCACTTTGATGGCTGGAGTTCAGAGTATGACTATTGGGTGGAAACCGACTGCCCAGACCTGCATCCTGTCGGGTGGTGTCAAAAAACTGGACACCCACTACAATATCCTAACGGTGTGACACATTTTAcgactctctctcacactcacacacacagacacacagactgtCCTTGTCTGTCCTGCTGGGTGCTGAGGGTGAGGTTGCCAGATTTCTAATTTCAACAGATGAGTCAGCACACTTGATCTCTGCCTTTACTTGGATAAGACATTAAGAGGAATGTATAATGAATTCAGAATGGATGGTTGTTTGCATAGTTTTATTAAGtttcccgtgtgtgtgtgtgtgtgtgtgtgtgtgtgtgtgtgtgtgtgtgtgtgtgtgtgtgtgtgtgtgtgtgtgtgtgtgtgtgtatttcaggCTCCAGTGATTTAGTGACTGCTCCAGGACAAGGATGTCCTACCCCGGGATGCAACGGCGTTGGGCACATCAGGGGACCTCGCTATGGGACTCACTACACGTTCGTAGCTCAACCTTTCACAGTCGTCTTTTGTTGCAACTCTTATGTCTTACATCTCCATTTTCATTTAAGATGTTTTATGCATTTCCCCAATTGCTCTCCCGGTTTACCTCAGGGAATATTTGTCATAGTTTCTCAGTCGCTGCAGTGTTGCCTTTCTAtcctgtttttaaaatacttttaacaCTCTTAAGTGCGCCACTTTCCAAACGGATTTCAATAAAATATCACAGTTTCCATTTTTGTTTGTCCCGTCAGTCGTCAGGTAATGTCATATTGTTATATTAAGGTGTAGTAAACACATCTTAACAGTAACTAAAAGCGGAGAAGTCTCCAGGTTCTCAAATATTGCTTTTATTTGTGTGGGCTGCCAGCACTCTACATGTGTtacttgtgtgtttgtctgtatgTAGGAGGGCGAGGCGATATTAACTGCCTTTCTGTTGTCTGTGTTATAACCTCTTactggagttttaaaaaataaaggctGTGTGTCCCAGctatgtttgtgtctctgtgtgcagTCAGGTGAGCTGTCCATACTCAGAGGTGAATCTGAACAAAGAGGGTTTGCTGCCAGACCGTCTCAGCGGAGAGCGGCCTCCCGCCCTCAGCGGGCCTCATCCTCGTGGGCGACGCCCTGACCCAAAtgcaaacaacacaacacaaaactccTCGACGCAAGATCAACCCGAAGGAGCAGAGGACGCCCAGAACAGGTTCAATCCTTTGTCGACATACTTTAACAGCTCCTATCATATCAGGGGATTTGCATGCAACTATATGCAGTGGTTTGTACCTGAGCAATGATTATCTGTGTTGCTAGGAAACCGGCGACGGTGGAAGCTGAGCGTACAGGACGCAGTAGCCAGGCAGAGGCACTGAGTGGAGCCAGCGAGCAAAGCCACAATGGAACAAGACCTAAACGGTACCTGTCGCTCACGATAGCCTCACACTACGCTGCGCCTGAAatgatttgtttgtttcaagGAGTCATTCTGTCGTTGGTCTTCATTTCAGGACAGCTCCAGTTCCCAAATACCTGAAAATGCATTATGTCAAAGAGGAGATTGGCGATAGTAAAGGTAAGCGGGGGAAAAAGTGCAGAAGGAATCGTACCTCACACCCTCACTTCCTCCCACTGACTCCTCTTAACTCTCCTCAGCCTCTCCAGAGGCGATCTCCCTCCAGCAGGCCCTCCACGAGTCGGTGTTCTCCCCCGGCATCTCTGCCTCGCCTCCCCATCGGGTGGCTCTTTGCTGGGACAAACACTGCCAGCTGCTGCCTGAGGTCCTGGGGCTGACTGCCAAGAGAGTGGCCACTTGGAGTGCCGAGGAGGTTAGACATGCTTAGACACTCAGACTGTGTAAACACAAGAAAAGCAGGCACACAAACTCTGAATCCACTCATCCAACATGAAGGCGGCTAGTTGTTCAGGGAGACCGCAACTGTGCATGAATATTCAGTAAGGGCTTTTCTGGGTGTCGCGGTGAGCTGGAGCCTTCATTTTGGCAGTCAGGTGAACGATTGAGGGTCAATAGAGGCATGTAAAGAATCACGATTAGTAGATAAACACGCATTGATCGACATCCTGCGTTTGTCTGAAGCTGTTTTctgtatgtttattttctttgttcttcagGTGGCTGGTTTTGTCAAAGGGCTTCCAGGGTGCAAAGAACACGCTGCTACATTTAAAACAGAGGTAAGCACTTCAGGATGGTTTGTAAAAAGAAGTGAGAGTGAAAGTAAAAGCCACATGGCATGTACACTGAAACTTCTGAAGGATCGATGCCTCTGCGATCGAAGTGCTAGCAGACAGTCCgctcacttttatttttaaagttgagCCACCACTAACAGGCAGGCTCCGTCCCTTCACGTCTTTTGTTACCCTGTTGGCGTGCTAATTAGCCACTGTCATCAATATCAGTCAGCTGGTTCTGTAGAAAGTCTCTTTTCGTGCGGTCAGAAAAATTCCCACCTCCCCAGTGTGGATGATGCTCTATGAGCTGGAGGGAAACTCTAACCAGAACCTGCAGCAGATGGAGAACTGACCCATGTGCTGCTACACCAAGTTCACTGAGGCCTCAGAGCACAACAGGGACAGACTTTGCTTACTGCAGTTGGACTTTTGTCTGCAGTACGATGGAGTCACTGAAGAAGTAGCTGATCATGGCTCTGATTATTGTCAAGATGTATTATTGATAATTCATCTAAGAAAGCAAAGctgagttttttgggttttgtttttttgcatgtaGGTACAGTACCATCACAGAATATAATTCAGCGGAAACACTACAGAGTGTAGTCTGGAGAGTTCAGCAGATATTCCAGAACagtttgaaatgaaaatgtgttttatgtagGGGATCCATGTAAGAGTGAAGTGGGAGGCTTTACAAGAGGGTGCTGAGACCTGCTGTGACGTATGAGGGTGGCtcagaaaaaaagacagcaggCCAAGCTAGAAATGTTAAGATTTCACTGGGAGTGACCTGAACAAGATCAGAAATGAATACATCAGAGGGACAAATCAGGTGGAGCGGTTGGAGACAGAGTTAGAGcagcaaggctgagatggtttggacatgtagCAAAGGAGGGACAGTAGACATACTGGACAAAGGCTGTTGAATAAGGACTGcaaggcaggaggaaaagaggaagacctcagaaagagatcatggatgtagtgaaggaggacgtgCAGAGGCTTGCATGGGAGGAGGAGAAGCAGTCCCAACCTCCTAACTGATTTATGTGCACTTGTGTAGCGTGTTGTTTTACTGGTGTCCTCTGCTCCCTGTTtcaatctgtttgtttgtgtgtgtgtgttttctcttagTGTGTAAATACATACAGTGAAACAGGGAGCAAAGGAGATCAccaaaacagaattagaattagaTAAACCTTATTTTGGCGGATTCAGCATCGGTTGGTTTACAGCGAATTATAGCCTCTTTTGTTTCTCTACATtattttttggtgttttgtcTTTATTGGATAGTGAAGCAGTGAAGACAGACAGGAAAgtggggagagagagggggaagaCATGAAGCAAAGGAACACGGGTTGGACTCGAACCTGAGCTGATGCACTCTGGCCGTGAGGCATGTCGCTGCCTGCTCATCCACCCACTGTATTTTACGTTACTAGAGTGGGATAATGGTCGTGGATGTTTTGGCTCTCGCCCACACAACCTTTCTGTAAGAAGTACACGctca is a window encoding:
- the l3mbtl1b gene encoding lethal(3)malignant brain tumor-like protein 4 isoform X2 — protein: MTDTPPSDGPSQGAEFDMMGALDWKDGIATLPGSDIRFRMTEFGTLEIVTDLEVKGQEAEPNSETLDPAPSHTPTPPPEGQSQTGTSKASANQSKPGLSQAKAPGPVLLSLEEGPSMEGPSVEVGPSVEVGSSADLGSNGELSRCRACGGRAPGDALLQGKFCCSACAQPSSGRSSPGEAREGQAVEGERLGKRVRKKRKIYMDSGEEEEENQEEPEEKAKATKGRRGAKIAKLVAAPPNKKRAWSWPSYIEEERAVAAPVKLFKEHQSFPQSRNSFKVGMKLEGLDPAHPSLFCVLSVAEIQGYRVRLHFDGYPECYDFWANADSWDLKPAGWCEKNGHKLLLPKGNKNTTNKHEIQGCKDGEFNWSTYVKNCRGQLAPKHLFKSLNTSVTPSGFRAGMKLEAVDRKNPALICVATIAAVVDNRLLIHFDNWDDTHDYWCDASSPYIHPVGYCEEAELTLTTPAECKEPKSFSWEKYLEETGTQAAPARAFKVRPLHGFQVGMKVEAVDKRNPMLIRVATVADTEDHRLKIHFDGWSSEYDYWVETDCPDLHPVGWCQKTGHPLQYPNGSSDLVTAPGQGCPTPGCNGVGHIRGPRYGTHYTQVSCPYSEVNLNKEGLLPDRLSGERPPALSGPHPRGRRPDPNANNTTQNSSTQDQPEGAEDAQNRKPATVEAERTGRSSQAEALSGASEQSHNGTRPKRTAPVPKYLKMHYVKEEIGDSKASPEAISLQQALHESVFSPGISASPPHRVALCWDKHCQLLPEVLGLTAKRVATWSAEEVAGFVKGLPGCKEHAATFKTEQIDGEAFLLLTQADIVKILSIKLGPALKIYNSILMLKNADEE
- the l3mbtl1b gene encoding lethal(3)malignant brain tumor-like protein 4 isoform X3 gives rise to the protein MVGHISRVGMTDTPPSDGPSQGAEFDMMGALDWKDGIATLPGSDIRFRMTEFGTLEIVTDLEVKGQEAEPNSETLDPAPSHTPTPPPEGQSQTGTSKASANQSKPGLSQAKEEGPSMEGPSVEVGPSVEVGSSADLGSNGELSRCRACGGRAPGDALLQGKFCCSACAQPSSGRSSPGEAREGQAVEGERLGKRVRKKRKIYMDSGEEEEENQEEPEEKAKATKGRRGAKIAKLVAAPPNKKRAWSWPSYIEEERAVAAPVKLFKEHQSFPQSRNSFKVGMKLEGLDPAHPSLFCVLSVAEIQGYRVRLHFDGYPECYDFWANADSWDLKPAGWCEKNGHKLLLPKGNKNTTNKHEIQGCKDGEFNWSTYVKNCRGQLAPKHLFKSLNTSVTPSGFRAGMKLEAVDRKNPALICVATIAAVVDNRLLIHFDNWDDTHDYWCDASSPYIHPVGYCEEAELTLTTPAECKEPKSFSWEKYLEETGTQAAPARAFKVRPLHGFQVGMKVEAVDKRNPMLIRVATVADTEDHRLKIHFDGWSSEYDYWVETDCPDLHPVGWCQKTGHPLQYPNGSSDLVTAPGQGCPTPGCNGVGHIRGPRYGTHYTQVSCPYSEVNLNKEGLLPDRLSGERPPALSGPHPRGRRPDPNANNTTQNSSTQDQPEGAEDAQNRKPATVEAERTGRSSQAEALSGASEQSHNGTRPKRTAPVPKYLKMHYVKEEIGDSKASPEAISLQQALHESVFSPGISASPPHRVALCWDKHCQLLPEVLGLTAKRVATWSAEEVAGFVKGLPGCKEHAATFKTEQIDGEAFLLLTQADIVKILSIKLGPALKIYNSILMLKNADEE
- the l3mbtl1b gene encoding lethal(3)malignant brain tumor-like protein 4 isoform X1, translated to MVGHISRVGMTDTPPSDGPSQGAEFDMMGALDWKDGIATLPGSDIRFRMTEFGTLEIVTDLEVKGQEAEPNSETLDPAPSHTPTPPPEGQSQTGTSKASANQSKPGLSQAKAPGPVLLSLEEGPSMEGPSVEVGPSVEVGSSADLGSNGELSRCRACGGRAPGDALLQGKFCCSACAQPSSGRSSPGEAREGQAVEGERLGKRVRKKRKIYMDSGEEEEENQEEPEEKAKATKGRRGAKIAKLVAAPPNKKRAWSWPSYIEEERAVAAPVKLFKEHQSFPQSRNSFKVGMKLEGLDPAHPSLFCVLSVAEIQGYRVRLHFDGYPECYDFWANADSWDLKPAGWCEKNGHKLLLPKGNKNTTNKHEIQGCKDGEFNWSTYVKNCRGQLAPKHLFKSLNTSVTPSGFRAGMKLEAVDRKNPALICVATIAAVVDNRLLIHFDNWDDTHDYWCDASSPYIHPVGYCEEAELTLTTPAECKEPKSFSWEKYLEETGTQAAPARAFKVRPLHGFQVGMKVEAVDKRNPMLIRVATVADTEDHRLKIHFDGWSSEYDYWVETDCPDLHPVGWCQKTGHPLQYPNGSSDLVTAPGQGCPTPGCNGVGHIRGPRYGTHYTQVSCPYSEVNLNKEGLLPDRLSGERPPALSGPHPRGRRPDPNANNTTQNSSTQDQPEGAEDAQNRKPATVEAERTGRSSQAEALSGASEQSHNGTRPKRTAPVPKYLKMHYVKEEIGDSKASPEAISLQQALHESVFSPGISASPPHRVALCWDKHCQLLPEVLGLTAKRVATWSAEEVAGFVKGLPGCKEHAATFKTEQIDGEAFLLLTQADIVKILSIKLGPALKIYNSILMLKNADEE
- the l3mbtl1b gene encoding lethal(3)malignant brain tumor-like protein 4 isoform X4, with protein sequence MVGHISRVGMTDTPPSDGPSQGAEFDMMGALDWKDGIATLPGSDIRFRMTEFGTLEIVTDLEVKGQEAEPNSETLDPAPSHTPTPPPEGQSQTGTSKASANQSKPGLSQAKAPGPVLLSLEEGPSMEGPSVEVGPSVEVGSSADLGSNGELSRCRACGGRAPGDALLQGKFCCSACAQPSSGRSSPGEAREGQAVEGERLGKRVRKKRKIYMDSGEEEEENQEEPEEKAKATKGRRGAKIAKLVAAPPNKKRAWSWPSYIEEERAVAAPVKLFKEHQSFPQSRNSFKVGMKLEGLDPAHPSLFCVLSVAEIQGYRVRLHFDGYPECYDFWANADSWDLKPAGWCEKNGHKLLLPKGCKDGEFNWSTYVKNCRGQLAPKHLFKSLNTSVTPSGFRAGMKLEAVDRKNPALICVATIAAVVDNRLLIHFDNWDDTHDYWCDASSPYIHPVGYCEEAELTLTTPAECKEPKSFSWEKYLEETGTQAAPARAFKVRPLHGFQVGMKVEAVDKRNPMLIRVATVADTEDHRLKIHFDGWSSEYDYWVETDCPDLHPVGWCQKTGHPLQYPNGSSDLVTAPGQGCPTPGCNGVGHIRGPRYGTHYTQVSCPYSEVNLNKEGLLPDRLSGERPPALSGPHPRGRRPDPNANNTTQNSSTQDQPEGAEDAQNRKPATVEAERTGRSSQAEALSGASEQSHNGTRPKRTAPVPKYLKMHYVKEEIGDSKASPEAISLQQALHESVFSPGISASPPHRVALCWDKHCQLLPEVLGLTAKRVATWSAEEVAGFVKGLPGCKEHAATFKTEQIDGEAFLLLTQADIVKILSIKLGPALKIYNSILMLKNADEE
- the l3mbtl1b gene encoding lethal(3)malignant brain tumor-like protein 4 isoform X5, with amino-acid sequence MVGHISRVGMTDTPPSDGPSQGAEFDMMGALDWKDGIATLPGSDIRFRMTEFGTLEIVTDLEVKGQEAEPNSETLDPAPSHTPTPPPEGQSQTGTSKASANQSKPGLSQAKEEGPSMEGPSVEVGPSVEVGSSADLGSNGELSRCRACGGRAPGDALLQGKFCCSACAQPSSGRSSPGEAREGQAVEGERLGKRVRKKRKIYMDSGEEEEENQEEPEEKAKATKGRRGAKIAKLVAAPPNKKRAWSWPSYIEEERAVAAPVKLFKEHQSFPQSRNSFKVGMKLEGLDPAHPSLFCVLSVAEIQGYRVRLHFDGYPECYDFWANADSWDLKPAGWCEKNGHKLLLPKGCKDGEFNWSTYVKNCRGQLAPKHLFKSLNTSVTPSGFRAGMKLEAVDRKNPALICVATIAAVVDNRLLIHFDNWDDTHDYWCDASSPYIHPVGYCEEAELTLTTPAECKEPKSFSWEKYLEETGTQAAPARAFKVRPLHGFQVGMKVEAVDKRNPMLIRVATVADTEDHRLKIHFDGWSSEYDYWVETDCPDLHPVGWCQKTGHPLQYPNGSSDLVTAPGQGCPTPGCNGVGHIRGPRYGTHYTQVSCPYSEVNLNKEGLLPDRLSGERPPALSGPHPRGRRPDPNANNTTQNSSTQDQPEGAEDAQNRKPATVEAERTGRSSQAEALSGASEQSHNGTRPKRTAPVPKYLKMHYVKEEIGDSKASPEAISLQQALHESVFSPGISASPPHRVALCWDKHCQLLPEVLGLTAKRVATWSAEEVAGFVKGLPGCKEHAATFKTEQIDGEAFLLLTQADIVKILSIKLGPALKIYNSILMLKNADEE
- the l3mbtl1b gene encoding lethal(3)malignant brain tumor-like protein 4 isoform X6, yielding MTDTPPSDGPSQGAEFDMMGALDWKDGIATLPGSDIRFRMTEFGTLEIVTDLEVKGQEAEPNSETLDPAPSHTPTPPPEGQSQTGTSKASANQSKPGLSQAKEEGPSMEGPSVEVGPSVEVGSSADLGSNGELSRCRACGGRAPGDALLQGKFCCSACAQPSSGRSSPGEAREGQAVEGERLGKRVRKKRKIYMDSGEEEEENQEEPEEKAKATKGRRGAKIAKLVAAPPNKKRAWSWPSYIEEERAVAAPVKLFKEHQSFPQSRNSFKVGMKLEGLDPAHPSLFCVLSVAEIQGYRVRLHFDGYPECYDFWANADSWDLKPAGWCEKNGHKLLLPKGCKDGEFNWSTYVKNCRGQLAPKHLFKSLNTSVTPSGFRAGMKLEAVDRKNPALICVATIAAVVDNRLLIHFDNWDDTHDYWCDASSPYIHPVGYCEEAELTLTTPAECKEPKSFSWEKYLEETGTQAAPARAFKVRPLHGFQVGMKVEAVDKRNPMLIRVATVADTEDHRLKIHFDGWSSEYDYWVETDCPDLHPVGWCQKTGHPLQYPNGSSDLVTAPGQGCPTPGCNGVGHIRGPRYGTHYTQVSCPYSEVNLNKEGLLPDRLSGERPPALSGPHPRGRRPDPNANNTTQNSSTQDQPEGAEDAQNRKPATVEAERTGRSSQAEALSGASEQSHNGTRPKRTAPVPKYLKMHYVKEEIGDSKASPEAISLQQALHESVFSPGISASPPHRVALCWDKHCQLLPEVLGLTAKRVATWSAEEVAGFVKGLPGCKEHAATFKTEQIDGEAFLLLTQADIVKILSIKLGPALKIYNSILMLKNADEE